In the Mesorhizobium australicum genome, CGCGGCGCTCGCCCATCTGCGCGACGCCAGCCTCACCCTCATCCGCAAACGCAATAGAAGCCAAAGCCCCCCGGCGAGGCCTTCGCAGCAAACCCCAAGGCTGCCATCAGAGCCGTCATCCGCGCATGAATTGAATTGCCTTGGCCACGCCGCTTGCATTTGAACATAAGAGTTCCATCGAGATGAAAATCGCGCCAAGATCGGTGCGGATGGCGGTCGGTTCCTCAGTTCGCTAGGCTGTAATAGGCATGATCGTCTCCAGAGTGGTTGGTGAGCAACTCCACTCTGACAGCGAACAGGCCGCTATCCACCGCCCATGGGATCTGACAGTCCCCTTGGAACCGCTTATCTGACCTTGATATGCGGGTGTTTGCGTGCGGCGAGATTTCCGTGGCCGTGGCTGTACATCTCGACGTCCACCGGCACGAAGATGAGGCGTCCATGACGAACCCCACGTTCGGCAATTATGTGCTCGGCAACATGTTGCACCTCGCGCACCTCGCCCTTGAGGACGGCTATCTCCATGCAATCATCGTGGTCGAGATGAATGTGCACGGTCGCCAATGACAGGCTATGATGATCGTGAAGCGTCTGCACGAGACGCTTCGACAATTCCCGCGCCGTGTGATCATAGACATAGACCAGCGCCGCCACGCAGTTCTTGCTGTCGCCCACCTCCATCCTGGCCTCGCGGATGCCGGCGCGCGCCAGATCCCTGA is a window encoding:
- the nikR gene encoding nickel-responsive transcriptional regulator NikR; the encoded protein is MPRVTINLDDDLMKDLDCIIATKGYQNRSEAIRDLARAGIREARMEVGDSKNCVAALVYVYDHTARELSKRLVQTLHDHHSLSLATVHIHLDHDDCMEIAVLKGEVREVQHVAEHIIAERGVRHGRLIFVPVDVEMYSHGHGNLAARKHPHIKVR